In Rhinoraja longicauda isolate Sanriku21f chromosome 16, sRhiLon1.1, whole genome shotgun sequence, the genomic stretch aagatttaaaagaaacctgagggacaattttatcaTACAGAGGGTGAtatgtatatggaacaaactgccagaggaattggTAGAAGCAAATACAATTATGACAATTAAAAGACACTTTGACCAGTACATGGATTGAACAGCTTTGGAGCAATATGGGTCAGGTGCAGGCCTCGTAGATAGGTCCAATGTCAATAAACAAGAGGGAAAGGAACCTGCTGATCTGAGAAAACTGTCACAGTAAAAGGTTTAACCTCTGCACTGCAATGAAAGACACTTCATATGGTGATATAACCTATCAAGGAAACAGATTAATGGGAGGGTCAGCtgctggtatgtgggaggaaatgtgcTGGTCAGAGAGACCCTGATAGAAGTGGAGCTGCTGGGTAGTGATGCcactgagagagggagatctgctGGTCTGCAAAATCCCTGAGTGAGAGATTTGCTGATCATTCTGCTGCAAGAGGTCCTTCAAAGAAAGCAGCTGAAGTCCTCTTCTCTGCTTTCCATCAACTGAATCGGGAAGTTCACCAGTGTGGGCACTCAGACTCCGAATGGATTTATGTGTGTCTGAAGGTATTGACAACTGATAGGTGGTCCAGCTTTGTGTGAGATTGATGCAAGAAACATGTCTCTTATGGCCTTTCAATGAACTGTCAATGCAAGGGAGGATGGACCCAAGGCTATCCTTGCAAGCACAGCGAAAGGAGGAAGAGGAAATACAGAAGAGAATGGGGTCTAGAGCACTGTTCACATACCACAATGGCACTGACAAGTAGAACTTCAACCAGGTGTACATAGTAAGAACACGTGTAGGCCAATTCTTTATGTAAATTTGCATCAACGTGGCAGCTGTATCAGGGAAGTTACAAACGAAGAAGGCAACGACAACTGCTCCTGAAATGAGAGAAGAAATGATCAGCATGCCCATCTGGTGCACTGAACATTACTGGCATCTTCATGTCtcatgtgtaggtaggaactgcagatgctattttaaactgaagatagacacaaaatgctggagtaagtcagcgggacaggcagcatctatagaaggaatgggtgacgcttccggTGGAtatccttctacagactgaatgcAAATCATTATGCCTAATGATGATTCTGCCTACTCAGAACCACAGAGCTTCTTCACCATCAACAACTTGCAAATCAATTGATTCAAAATGTCATATCTGCTTAAATGCAATGTCTTAAATTAACGCTTTTCAATCTATAGTTACTGTGAAGGTCATGGAAGTGAAATAATTACAGAAAGAGAACAGTGATATACTGAAGCATACCCGCATTACAAAAGAAAAGTGCATAAATGTGAATAAATTCCCGGAGCCAGATCAAGTGTATCCTAGGACATGTGGAAAAGGTATGAAGAAATTTCTGGGGTGCTAGTACTGATATTTGTATCATTGTCAGAGACAGGTtgaggtgctggaagattgggggtggctaatgttgtacttCTATTTTAGAAGGGCTGAAAGAACAATGCAGGAACTACAGGCCAGAGTTCCCAAGAACAGTGGTGAGAAAGTTACTGATGGGGATTCTGAGAGACagaatttacctgcatttggaacAGCAAGGGCAGTTAGGAATAGATAGCATGGCTTTGCAAAATCATTCCTCACAAATGTgattgttttttgaagaggtgaccaaaagGATAGAATTTGTCGTTGTCTATATgaacttcaacaaggtcccatacGGTAGGTTCGTCCAGAAAGTTAGATCACGTGGGATTCAGGATGAGTTAGTCAATTGGATGCAAAATTGTCTTGATGGTGGAAGTTAGAAGGTGATAGTGGAGGATTGTTTTTCTGATTAGGGGCCTGTGATCAACAATGTGCTGCAGCCACCAGTGCTGGCTCCAGTATTGTTCATTATCCagtttaatgatttggataagaatggaCTTGGCATGgtaagtaagtttgcagaagactGCAAAATTGGTGGTAGTGGACAGTGAGCAAGGTTatttaagagactgcagatgcagtacCTTGaacaaaacagtgctggaggaacacagtgggcaGGCaaaatctgtgaagggaatggacaaacgACCTTTTGGGTAAggaccttcctcagactgagcttTGCGGTTTGCTCAACGTTATTTAAGATTTCAACAGGATTCAGAACAAGTGGGACCTGACCACATGAGGTCATTCTGTTCCTTAATACTCCCTGGGACATTACCATTCATGTGTATATTCTACACTTTCAAAATGCATCTCCTCACATATAAAAGGATGAAGCTCTATAAACTATTTCTCAAACCATTTACCAAAACATCGATATCACCTTGTAGCCTAAGACCATTCAGCAAACCATTAATAACTCACTAAACTTTGTGTATTCTGCCAAATTATTGATCATGTTTCTAACATCCATAACTAAATATTGTATATGTATAATAAGCAGCCAGGGTCCTACCACTGTTCCTTGGAGAACGTCATTTGTCATaggcattaatttttttttaaactctaccACCATCCCCTGTCTCAAATTGCCAAGCCAGTAAACCTACTCTCTGATATCAATCCACTTTACCTCTTCAAAAATTACATAATCTGCCCTTGACAAAGCCATACTGGTAATTTCTGATCAGTTCCTGCCTTTGTAAGTGATCCTGTCCATCAGATTTTTTCCAATAAATTTCCTACAACCGAAGTAAGGCTCACAGATTTGTAATTATCATGTTTTCCTTGGCTGCCCTTCTTGAAAAGTAGGTCCAGATTTActgtccaccagcactttgtgttttgctcaagattccagcacctgcaatgtcTTGTGTCTCTTGCCGTGCCTCCCATCGGGACCTGGGATAAATCAACTCCAGCCTGGGGATTAATCCACCTTTATGTCAACTAAGGCATCGAGTACCTCATCTTTATTTGGAAACTTTCACCAATTTCACCTTTAGCTTGAATGAGTTCTTCAATGACAAAGTCTGGTTCCTTTGTGAATACTGATTAAGAACTTTTTTAGGACCTCACCTATacatctggctccacacacatatTGCCCCTGCTGTCTCTAGTGGGCCCTACTCTTTCCCAGGTTATTCTTTTGTCCTTAATATACTTACAAAAATCATACAGTCATACCTTAATCTTATCCACCAGTGATATTTGATGACCCCACTGTTTGCCTTTGATATTTTATTAGGCAAAGAAAGAAGCTTTTGCATGATATTTGCAAAGGCAAATGGTGAATATAAATGTTTACTAACCCATCAGTTGAAGTGCCTTTCTTTCTGTTCCAGGTAGttttccagaagaatttatatcttGACTTCTCCATCGATGTGTTAATCCCAAATCCTCACGTAGTCGTCGATTCACACTTAAATGGCGAAATATTAGTAAGTAAAAAATGATGATCACAGTGAGTGGAACCAAGAAACATAAAATGGTTCTCACTTGAATCACAATCTTGTAGATAGTGGATGGCTCTTTCTCAATCATCTCGCATACAGTAGAGAAGAAGACAGTCTTATCCGGTGAAGTGTGGTCCAGGATACAGGCTGTTGATTGCCCATAAACAATTGCAAATGGCACTGATGAGATAGCTGACAATACCCAGATCAGTGCCAACAAATGGGCCGTTCGAGATTGTCGTAACCCAGTGATTGACCACATTGGGTGGCATATGGCGATATATCGTTCAGCAGTAAAGACAATTATAGTCCAACTAGTTGTGGCACAATAGATGTGCCTGACCATGAAGTAGAGTTTACAGAGTGCATTACTCAGCAGCCAGGGATAATACTGCCAGTAATATCTATAAACAGTCACTGGTATAGTCAACAAGAGTGCTAGATCTGCCACTGCCAGGCTGAGGAGGTAAGACCGAATGGCACTGCTCTTCATACGTCCATTTTTCAAGAGCATGAGAATGCTCAAACTATTTGCAAATATGCCAAAGAGTAAAAGCAATGCATAAAACACTGTGAGTGGAATAGTTACATGGCTGGGCCCTTGCTGATTGGACTCGATCAACAGATATTTACTCGGTAAATTTTTGCTCGGTTGAATCAAGTTCCTTGGGACTGATTCATTAATGGAGGATTTGACATGCATCATGCATGGATATGTATAATCAGTCAAAGACCAGTTCATTTTCTAATATTGGAATATTAACCAGAAGTTAATTTTCATCCAGTGAAATCCATGTGATGTTAGTAGAATGCAGGTTAGTGTAATGACACAGGCACCTTAATGCATGATTGGTTGAGCAATAGTTTCCACAAGTGTTGCCTGTAAGGTCTCAAAGCATTGGAATCTGTTTAAGAAAATATTCAAATGGCAAGTCCAAACGGAAACTGTGAAAAGATGGATTTGAAACATTTATTTAGAACAGTAATAACTTATTTGTTACAGGCAAACTGAGCAGTTAAAGTAGAATCGTAGAAATGTACAACATTATAGAGGTTAATTATTACAacattacacctcctccaacctcatctattgcatccgctgctctagatgccaacttatttacatcggcgaaaccaagcgcaggctcggcgatcgcttcgctgaacacctgcgctcggtccgcattaaccaaactgatctcccggtggccgagcacttcaactccccctcccattcccagcctgacctttctgtcatgggcctcctccagtgccatagtgaggcccaccggaaattggaggaacagcacctcatatttcgcctgggcagtttgcagccccttggtatgaacattgacttctccaactttagatagttcctctgtccctctcttcccctcctccttcctagatctccctctatcttcctgtctccacctacatccttcctttgtcccgccccccctgacatcagtcttaagaagggtctcgacccgaaacgtcacccattccttctctcccgagatgctgcccgacctgctgagttactccagcactttgtgaataaataccttcgatttgtaccagcatctgcagttattttcttatacattataGAGGAGGTCATTTAGCTCATCATGTCTGCTTCCTTTTATATATCCCAATAACCTGAACTCAAAGTCTAATTAGGACTGGATTCTGGGGAGCTTAATGCAACTTTCTCCAAACATAGTGCAAGTTATCCATGGACAGGTTTTCTAGAACAGTAAGCAGCACTAGTTACTGAGTGAGTTCATGAGCAGAGATTTGTGTAGTCTGATATATATATCGTGGTGACATTTCTTTTGCAATATTAACAGCAACTACTGAGGAAAAATTGAACATGTATATATGTGTTAGAATTAAAATCACTGCTTATTCTCAGTCCATCATTCAATTTAAAGAATGAAAGTGAAGAATGTCTCATTCATTGGAAAACGGAGGGACAGCAAAATACCACAAACAGCACTACACACGTAATCATCAGgctgctggaaagagtgcagaaaagatttatgaggattttgccaggacctgagggtctgagctgtagggagagactgggcaagctaggattgtattccttggagcgctggaggcttGGGGGTGATCTAATCAGgctgtatacaatcatgagggggaattgatagggcgagtgcagagtattttacccagggtagaggaaatAGGAAACAGAGGACATCGGGTTATAGTGagagggaacagatttaataggagcctgcgggcaaccttttcacagtgggtggtggagatatggaacgagctgccagagatggtTGTGGCAGATAAAATAACAaagtttaacagacatttggacaagtgcatggttAGGGAAGATTTAAAGAGAGATAAAGAGGCCAAACATGAGGTGGAGCATGTGCAGATAGCAGAGTTTTGTTGAATTTGGCACCGTGTTCAGTACAGACACCATGAgataaaggacctgttcctgtgctgtactcaccACATTTATTCGAATAACGAACACTTACATTCACCCGTTACTGTGAAAACAGGCACATGCACTCATCCCAGTTAATGTGAATATACACACTACTAACCCCAGTTAATGTGAATATACAcactcttatagagacgtataaaattataaaaggactagacaagctagatgcaggaaaatattcccaatgttgggagagtccagaaccaggggacacagtctaagaataaaggggaggccatttaaaactgaggtgagaaaaaagaaattcaccgagagttgtgaatttgtggaattctctgccacagaaagcagtagaagccaattcactggatgaatttaaaagagagttagatagagctctaggggctagtgaaatcaagggatatggggagaaggcaggcacaggttactgattgtagatgatcagccatgatcacaatgaatggcggtgctggctcgaagggccaaatggcctcctcccgcacctattttctatgtttctgttgctCAACCCAGTTAATGTGAATATACACACTACACCCACCCCAGTTAATGTGAATACAGGCACATGCATTCAGCCCAGTTACTGTGAATATACGCACCACACTCACCCAAGTTAATGTAAATACAGACCACCTACACTCACCACAGTTATTGTAATAAGGTATTTACACACGCCGCAGTCACTGTGGTTATAGATGCACTATATTCACCCCAGTTACTGTGAATATAGACACATTacattcaagatagacacaaaatgctggagtaacagcgggacagggagcatctctggggagaaggaatgggcaatgtttcgagtcgagacccttcttctgaagcagggtctcaatccgaaacgtcacccattcctccagcattttgtctatcttcggtgtaaaccagcatctgcagttagttcctTCCCACTCTACATTCGCCCCAGTTACTGTCGGTACTCTACACTcaccccagttgctgtgaatactCAGCCGTTATTGTGATAAGGTATTTACACTCACCCCAGATATTGTGAATATAGACACGTACTCACCTCAGTTGCTGCAAATGTAATTAGTGTGCACATGTGTCGTTACCAGAAATGTACACACTACACTCACCCAGTTACTGTGCAAGTGGACAATGTGTATTCCTGGTCACTGTGAATGCATTCAGCACCAACCTACGCAGCCGCTAGTCAGTAAAGCTGTGGACACTCACCTGACTACTGGTGCATATAAGTTGTCTAAATTCACTCTATTAGAGTTGATCACGATCACGGACAATCACCAGAAAGCAGTCACTCATCCGGTGGGAATACAGCGAGCAAATAtttatctattgtctatggatATGGCTTATGCTCACGCATCTATTGGTAAACACAGCTAATGCAATTTCACCTGGTTCCATTAATCATGCCATTCCATGAACTGTTAATATACCCAGTGCATTAACCCGGTCAGTGAGGACAAAGCAATGAGTACTCTGCCAGCTACATTCAAAATAACAGAAGCCAGGATGCCTCTTAATCCCTCTCCACCTTTCAGTATCATCATCTGATCTTGGCCTGACCGTCACTTTCCTAGTTGTTCCGCACACCCTTGACTCTCCTTTCGACCAAACACCAATCAGCCCTGATCCTATTCAGTGATTTCACCTCGACAGCTCTTTCAGATACACAATTTCAAAAGATCACGGTCCATTCAGGAACTGCTCTTCATCTAAATTTACATCTTAAATACGCGGCCCCTTCCTCTGCAACTGCCCCCATCATTCCCCTCAGAATCTGAGATATTGTAATAATatccttctcattcttctaaattccaataagGCCCAACCATTCTCAACCCCTTTTCATAAAGCAACCTGAATTATTTCAGAGATCAGAGTAGTTATCGATACataacagaaacaggcactttggtccacCATGTTCATGTCTACTTTAAGTGCCTGTTTAAATGTCTTTCAGTGTGGGGTTTGTATCAAGATATCAACCACGCTGTATAAAAACACAATTTCCGCCAATTCCTTTTAAATCTCCTTCCTCTTATCTTAACCTACGCTTTTTGTTTTTGACAGTGGTAGATTGGGAAATAGATCCTGACTATCGACACTAtctatttctatttttttttttaaatagtcttGGAAATAGTTCTAGTCCAAAGGTTGAAACCCTAAAGTTTTTTAGGGAGCTGTTTACAGATGAGAAGCCTGGTACGTGGGAAACTGCTGAACGTGAgacagggggagttcaacgagatctgggtgtcaatgaaaggaagcatgcaggtacagcaggcagtgaagaaagccaatggaatgttggccttcataacaagatgagttgagtataggagcaaagaggtccttctacagttgtaccgggccctggtgagaccgcacctggagtactgtgtgcagttttggtctccaaatttgaggaaggatattcttgctatggagggcgtgcagcgtaggttcactaggttaattcccggaatggcgggactgtcgtatgttgaaaggctggagcgattgggcttgtatacactggaatttagaaggatgaggggggatcttattgaaacatataagataattaggagattggacacattagaggcaggaaacatgttcccaatgttggaggagtccagaacaaggggccacagtttaagaataaggggtaggccatttagaacggagatgaggaagaactttttcagtcagagtggtgaaggtgtggaattctctgcctcagaaggcagtggaggccagttcgttggatgctttcaagagagagctggattgagctcttaaggatagcggagtgagggggtatggggagaaggcaggaacggggtactgattgagagtgatcagccatgattgcattgaatggcggtgctggctcgaagggctgaatggcctactcctgcacctattgtctattgtctaagacctgCGTGTTCCTGTAGGCAGTCAGATCCACAGCCCAGGATTAAAAAATCAAACAAACATggcttttaaggtgagaggggcaaagtttaaaggagatgtgcagggacgtttttttcacagagggtggtgagtgcctgggaaTGCAGAGGATGTTGGTTGAGGtggatatgatggtggcatttgagTTTTggataggagggatatggatttgtGCTGGTAGATcaggagttgatcttggcatcatgttcgacagttcttgtgggcttaagggcctgttcttgtgctgtattgttctatgttctagagtgaagggcaaattcGCCAGGAGTAGGGAAGCCTGGATGTTGAGGCTCTGATCAAGAAAAGGGAGGCGTTTGTCAGGTGTAGGTAGATGGAATTGTCAATCTCTtgaggaatataggtggaggaaTGCACAAGAAAGAAATGAGGAAGACAAAAAAGGGGACATGGGATAACTTTGGCAAGCAAGGTAAAGATGAATCCAAAAAGATTCTCCAAATACCATAAAGGCATAAGACTAACTAGGGAGAGAACTTGGGACAACtaatggaaatgtcttgaggacagtctttATTACGGTCGAGGAGGTCCTAAGGCATATAAAGTGGATAAATC encodes the following:
- the LOC144600815 gene encoding neurotensin receptor type 1-like, with protein sequence MHVKSSINESVPRNLIQPSKNLPSKYLLIESNQQGPSHVTIPLTVFYALLLLFGIFANSLSILMLLKNGRMKSSAIRSYLLSLAVADLALLLTIPVTVYRYYWQYYPWLLSNALCKLYFMVRHIYCATTSWTIIVFTAERYIAICHPMWSITGLRQSRTAHLLALIWVLSAISSVPFAIVYGQSTACILDHTSPDKTVFFSTVCEMIEKEPSTIYKIVIQVRTILCFLVPLTVIIIFYLLIFRHLSVNRRLREDLGLTHRWRSQDINSSGKLPGTERKALQLMGAVVVAFFVCNFPDTAATLMQIYIKNWPTRVLTMYTWLKFYLSVPLWYVNSALDPILFCISSSSFRCACKDSLGSILPCIDSSLKGHKRHVSCINLTQSWTTYQLSIPSDTHKSIRSLSAHTGELPDSVDGKQRRGLQLLSLKDLLQQNDQQISHSGILQTSRSPSLSGITTQQLHFYQGLSDQHISSHIPAADPPINLFP